In the genome of Nicoliella spurrieriana, the window TACCGATTCGTTAAGGAAGCCGATGAATTAATTCTGGGCCCATTTCAAGGCAAGGTCGCATGCGTTCACATCCAAAACGGAGCTGGCGTTTGCGGAACCGCTTTCAAAAACAATCAAGTGTTAAGGGTTGCAGACGTTCACCAATTTCCGGGTCACATTGCATGTGATGCCAATAGTAAGTCAGAAATCGTATTACCCGTTAATGATGAAGACGGCACCCAATTAGGGGTCCTAGACATCGATGCCCCAATCGCTAACCGGTTTACTACTGAAGACGAGGAAGAATTAAAGCAATTTGTTGCCACCTTTGTCGC includes:
- a CDS encoding GAF domain-containing protein, with translation MLVQQLDALLANETDSVANMANASALLYESLSDINWAGFYRFVKEADELILGPFQGKVACVHIQNGAGVCGTAFKNNQVLRVADVHQFPGHIACDANSKSEIVLPVNDEDGTQLGVLDIDAPIANRFTTEDEEELKQFVATFVAHLTK